The DNA sequence GACGACCACCCTGAGGCAACCCGGGCAGCTGTCCACCCGACAGAACGCATTTTTTGATGAGTCTGACGCGCCGGAAGCCAAGATTCGGGAGGCTGAGAGGAACCTGAAACTCGCCAGAAAGTCTGCGCACCACCACCTCGTCAGTGCGCGGAACCGGTTCACCATGGAAGTGCTGCACAACAGATCAGCACTACTACGAGCCATTCTGGAGAAGCAGCGAGCTGAGGTTCCCCCCGCCGAGTGCTGATcgctgcctttcttccttcttttccttctactatTATGGATTAACTTAAGTGGACCTTCAGCCTTTATTTCGTCCCAAATAAAACCtaacgcatctctctctctctctctctctctctctgggcaggGCAGAAGTGGAGGTGGTAGAGGCGGACGAGGAGCGggtgaggctggaggaggaggcggagaaggagcgACGGAGGAGCAGGGAGGCTCACGCGCGGGCCGGGGTGCTGGCGCTGGATGACGGCTCGCTCCTGGCCAGAATGTTCAGAGGGGACAAAGACATGGGTGTCCTGCTGCAGCTGCCGGGAGCACACGCCCTTATGAGCAAGTGTGTGGAGtggtgaaatgtgtgtgtgtgtgtgtgtgattcatcctggtccatacacacacacacacacacacacgtacgtgtACATACATACCCGTACACAATAAAGGGTAGGAGACTCGCACTTAAGGACAGGAAATGATTAGTTAAGCGatgtcacacacatacacacacacacacacacacacacgcgcacacacacacacacacacacacacacacacacacacacaccattcatatTCCGTAGTTAGTATGTAAATTTGCATGTcatcgtcgtgtgtgtgtgtgtgtgtgtgtgtgtgtgtgtgtgtattttgcgCATACGTATATTTTTAGACATTActtcatctctgtctctctctctctctctccagatacCAGGAACACTTCAACGCTGTGTGCAGGCAGGTCTTCAAGGCGGGGCTCCTACATGAGGAGCAGCGGCAGACCGAACTACGTCTCTTGAGGGAGGCACTGCGTGAAGCGAGAACCCGCGCCGACCATCACGCgcgcgagtgagagagagagagagtttcactaCTATTACCTTCACACACAGacagtaaataagtgaataactCAATAAATAACACCAGAAACAAGCCAGAAACACACGACTTACCTTCAAGAACATGTAAGAAGTCTGCAGATGATCGAAGGCTAATAAGGGATGACAGAAGTATTAGTATATAGATCTTGCTAATAAATGTTGCTAAGCGTGTCGGTGTGTTGTCAGGGCCGTGCGGGAGCTGGAGGCTGAGGTGGGGACCGTAGCAACAGCCGGGCGAGAGTTGCAGCAGGCGGAGGAAGCCAGTCTAGGGGACGACCAGGTGAGGGACACTGAAGGAGGCgcagtagaaagaagaaaaaaaaaaaaatgaggatttTCTGAGAGTAAATTAAGAATATTGATTTAAATGTTTAGGTTGCAATCACAAAGGTTGTTATAATTATGTTTAAGTTAAAGGAATAATTTAAGGATTGAATAAAAATGGATATAACATTGGATAGAGTTgccaagaaaggaagaaataaaatgctgcacagataaaataaaatataacacaTATGCTGCAGAtatagaatataaataaatgtacatcATACAAAGAACATGTATTGCTAACAAGAGTTACATCTTAACGAAAATATACTTATTGACAGTGATTTGAATATAGaccacacaacaaaacaactgcTTGCACATTTAATTAACTGATACAACAACTTCAACTGAGGGATCCTTTACCACTGATCACTCAAtaacatcttccttctccttccttgcttttcctcctgcttttccctTCAGGAGGCGCACACTGGCAGGGTAGCAGAGGCGGCAGTCCTTCATGAAAAAATTGACACCCTGCTGAACACCACTTCCTACGACCTGCTGACTGCTGAAGTGACACTGGCAGATCAGATCAAGGTCAGTgataagcagcagcagtaataataatagctagtagtagtagtagtagtaggaagacgaggaggaggtggaagtgtgTATGTACTAGTGTaattttgcctctctctctctctcaaggatgtAGTGGCACGGGCCCGGGAGGAGCTAGGAAGTCTCGTTGGAGGCTTCCTGGAGGAGGCTGCCACAGAGTTTCAAGAGGGCCGTCGTCTGGCCTACTCCTTCTACTGTCGCCTCCGAGAACTCTCCACTAAGGTAATGAAAGTAATCCCGGTAGATTGtctatagtagaagtagttgtagtagtagtactagtggtagtaTTACTTTTACTGCTTATGAAAGGATAAATGTTCCTATGAGAGACATGGAAAAATCACAAATCAACATTTATATACCTCTCTTATCTGAGGTGGCGGATGAGTGTCCCAGCGTGGAAGAGCAGGAACGAACAGCAAGGGTGTTTGAGGGCAGTGACACTCTGCAGGCAGCACTGGCAGGCATCCATGACCGTCACCTGGACCTCATTGATGCGCGGGAGGCTGACCTCAGGAAGCACCTCCAACACTGGCTGGCAGACACCCTCAAGCAAATCCAGGAGTGAGACACTTAGTGGTGTTACTGTTGATTCTGCTGCACTATGGGGAAAAGACTGAGATGGGGATGCTTATTGGTCTGCATGAAGGTGGCCCTGGTTTTTGCTTGTGGAATACTAATGTTTCTGCATATTTGTATTTTGATGTCATAGATTTGAAGCTATTATGCAAAGGTTACACTAAAGTAAGAttgttttataaaaaaaatctttataattcataagaagaaaatggatggcaaaaaaagtatatttctaAGGTTCATTAAGTTCTCATGGTAAGCAGTGACTGTCTGCTGCAGGGAAGAATGGGCAAGACACCGGGCCAGGGTGGAGGAGATCACCACCCTCACTGCCAGACAGAGACAGCTCCTGAGTGAGGCTCTCCCCGTCCTGCATGAGTGAGGATGACAACTCCAGGAAGTATCACAAACTCTTTCCCAGCCAGACACTGAACTGGCACTGCCAAAAACACTTTCATCTTCACTCCTTGAACTGAATCACTAGCACTGGTTCAGTTACATGACAATTTCATGTTGCCAGGAAATCCAGTTTTCTCTTATCAATGTACATAACCATCAAGGTAACTTATCTTAGGTATTTACAACCACTGTTGTATTTCCTCCCCACCAAGATGATGTTACAGTACAAATAAGGGGCAATAATGATAGTCTCTGCTTTACCACCCTCTggttatttatttccatctggTAACCTGCCAAGATAATATGCATTttcatataaaataaaatattttatttacttgcaCTATAAAATATGGCCACAAAAATATGCTTACAGAGCTTTTACTGAATTGTCTCTCCCAAGCTAGTCATTTAACCAGTCAAATCAGCAGGTCAGGTTAGAGCTCAGTCATGGACATCCAGGATGCCTGGAATCAATTAGATACTGATTTCACAGGAACAAGTTATACTTAACTTTTGTACAACATACAGAATCTATCAAGACTGCTCCCCCTGACTTACATAAGGTTTGGAAGTGTACTGACTTTGTGAATGAATATACATTCTTTTAATTCACAGCATGATAACAACACTAAAtaaaattcaatatatatatatatatatatatatatatatatatatatatatatatatatatatatatatatatatatatatatatatatatatatatatatataaaatccatTAAAATCCAACAACTTTAGATTCACATAACTGCTCTGATAAATCATCAGAAATAAAGTAAAGCTAAATGTTTTATACAGAGCATAACAATATGGGCAGCAACGTACCTACATTATAAGCACAACcacctatcacacacacacactcctatgcAAAGTTCCCATGTGCATCTTAAAAGTTCTTTATATATCAaatgaacaacaataacataacaataacaacccaAGGATGATAAAGGGTGATAAAATGATGCTCATCAAGACAGGGCCAAGAGTGTTAACTTATATGAAAACTCTCCTTTGAAATTAGTTTGAGGTAAGCGTTGTATTACCTGATGATTGGACCCAAGACTAATTGTTTCCCCCTTTAAAAACTGTGATGAGAGACTGGAAGGGCACTGGTagccacccctcctcctcacaaGATAATGTTGCCCACATGgaacacaaaaataagatataagacaataataacaataacagggTGTCCAAATACCTTGGAAAATATTTTAGATGGTACATACAAAGTGAATTTGATATCAGTATACATGCATGGTTACCTTTTGCCCTTTGTCCTTGACAGATAAAAGGCAGGATAATGTTTGGCTAAGGTGCAAATCTAACATAAAAGGCAGATGTGGCCTCCTGTCCTGTagagaactattttttttacatagataCACCATCTCAAGGCACATGAGATGAAGGCACTGGTTAGTAACACATATGAAGGGATGGGAAGACTTGCCTGTTGAATAAGAAAACACTTGAGATTGcaaattaaattattttttaaagATATGCAGAAAAATTTTAAGTATGAAGCACTGCAGCAGTAGGTAAATTATTGGTTTGGATTGGTTTTAATTCAAACTTTTATACTGCTATTTGAATTAAATATGTGGAAATTTACAACATGGatggttattctgtttcttgcaCAAATGTATGCATTACTGTAACATGACTTATGCATCTTAAACTGATTTAAACCAGATCATTACCTCAATCTGTATGTGTTCCACTGAGACACCTTACAAATACAATAGCTACCAGTGAATGTTAACATGCCTAGACATACACAACCAGAAAAACAACTTTCCAAGCATACATAATTTAAAATCATTCCacactacaaaacacacacacacacacacacacacacacacacacacacacacacttttcacagCCAGAGAGCAGCATCCTTACATAAATGCTATACTCATCAATGCCCAACAAGctcccacccaccaccatctaACATTAATGGTATTCCACACAAcacttctctcacttctctcctcaaTGTTACTCACAGGTGAAGGCCCCAATGGCCAGGTGAACAATCTATCCCTCTACTCTTACAGCTCATCTAGTAACTTCACTGACTCTCCATCAAAAGATTCCCACACAGAGATACTAGAATTCATATCTCTTATATGTCATTACCATTAACTACATGACTGATTTATTAAAGCAAATTATCTGGACTGagcattttaattaattatttacagTAGCTGCAATTAGTAATCTATTATTTAAGAACAGAAATCAAATGTTGTACTTTGGGGTCTTATATGAATACAGCAGCACTGCAGAGTTgaatgtaacaatatatatgtaTCATTACCAGCAGAGATCAAAGGCTGTAATTCATTTTGTTGCATGTCAAATATCATCACACAACTATATTATGCATATAACAGATTTCCTTAACAATGACAATGTGGAGTTTAAAATCACCAAGTTATTTAatataccataaaaaaaacactaaaaacacctaTATACAAGTCATTAAAACACCAGCATGACTTTTCCCTGCTGGTGGCAAGATGTGTGAAGCAACATGAGATGTGATCATGGCATGACACTCATTATTATGTCTTGACCCTCTGACAACATGACAGCACCTCACAACTTAGGGACTTCAGCTGGGTAatctgtgcacacacacacacacacacacacacacacacacacacacacacacacacacacacacacacacacacacacacacacacacacacacacacgtttcataATCAGGCTAGCATTCAGGCTGCCTGCACTTTATATATGCTCACACAGGAGGTAGGCCTTACACCACTCATAAACACagcccatccttccctcccctgtaCTGATACACCTGACATCAAAGAATTCACTTCCTACCATCACTCGCTGCAACTCATATCACATCACTCCTTCatactcctcttctcttcacctcaGCATCATTACTACTGAATATCTCTGAAGCTCACATTAGAATGGTACCTGAATGGTGAACTATAACAACACTGTGAGTTCCTACCAAACACAAGGTATCTTAGACTCAAACTTCACATATCCATCCTCCCTCTATCAGCAACAGCCAGGCACTGTACCACAAAAAGTAAGTATATGGGAAATATGTGGTTCATATATCTGGGATTACTGGCTTTGAGCTGAATGACATCACAATCAATACATCTTAAGAAACAGTCACCCAACTCAACTGACATGAAACAAGAAAGCTACATTAGCAAATCAGAGCAACAATACCCTTGTCAAGAGAGCATTAGGACAGGCAAAAGTGAGGAAGGGACAGCTTGCTGATGATAAAGGACCTGATGGAAACGAGGTCTTGCTTTCAGTAATGGAGAGAGTACTTCCCAAGCTTCCAGAGACAACACTAGTTCCCTTAGGTCCAGGTCTCCATGGGCAAGAGGTATTCCTTGTTGCCCACACCTGGCTTGAGCATCTCATCTTTCAGGAAGTCAAGTGGGAACAGCACCAGGTGACCCTTCgaagaatgaggaaaacaaGGCCTTAATTATGGCTTATGATGGAAGATGATGAATTTCAACAAACTATTTCCTGTACTGAACATGTTAAGAGTtaggaaatatataaaaagcagGGATTACTATATTTCCTCCTATACATACTaaaaaacaaccaaaacaacagcagcactacAGTGAAAGCCTACATTTCCTGAACTAATCATATAGCAACTCCTAAAATAactggtggaaaaaaaaggggattcATGGAGGAAGCGTGAATTGAAGCATGAATTGAAGTTTACATTTAAATTCTTCCTTATATACATCCAAAACAATAACCAATATAACTCAAGAGCAGTCCTACCTGTACTTCCTTCAGCTTGACCTTGGCATCGGCCGGGTTCACCTCAGCCAGCGTGGGTGTCGTGCGCAGTTGTTCCAGATCGTTGAAGGTTGTGGCACTGTTGCAGGGGTAACACGAAAATACCTGCAGGGGAACACATACGTAAAGCACTGACTCCAATGTCAAATATCTAGAAATTTCCCTGCTTTCAAGATCATTTTCCACAACTTACCTTATATAAATGCTTCCCTGTTTTGAAAGTCATATATTTTAAGCCTCAACCTCTTACCACACTTTCACACCACACCATCGTGCAAGCCACTTTATTTAGCAATGCCTCACCTCTTCATATATCAATGTGTTCTTATTGGCTACAAAGTTCCACACATTGGTGAAGAATGCATCAGACACTGGGTCAGACACATCCATGGTGGGGTTCTCTAGGTCTGCCTCTCCCAGGTGTTCACTGAAGAGGTAGCGACGCATGCTGCCAGCAAAAATCCCTGAATCGTAGGGCTTCCCATTCATCACTCCTTCCTCAAACTCCTGGTCCTGTTGATGGAAGGTGGTGTTGGTAAGGGGTAGTAGAGTATATTGCTGGACTAAATTAGTGACAAAGGTGCAGGTGTATGTAATGCAAGGTGATAAGAGATGTGTCAAGTCCGGGAGAAGTGTGGTAAGGTATTGTGCTATGGTAAAAACACTGTGGAAGATGCAAGGGTCAGAAACAACTTGGAGACTTGTACATGGAGCTGACTCCTGACTCTATGGATacagtgaaaggagaaaagacattGTGGAGATAAGTAAGCTACAGATAATAGACGAAAATCAAAGATAGAAACAACTCAAAACATATATAtctgaaaacaaggaaaacagcaCAGAAAAAGATATAAATATGACAACACAAAAAGTACTGAAACATTACAAAGAATCACAAGCacagacaaccaccaccaccaccaccaccatctcacctCAATCACCATGCAGACCTCAGAGTCACGAGTACCATTGAGACTGCGGTCATTGATGTTAGCTGAGCCCGCGATGACGTAGCGGTCGTCAACAATCATCAGCTTGGAGTGAATGTAGACCAGCTCAGAGACGGGCCGTTCCCCTAGACACTCGTGGGTGCGCAGGGAACAGAAGGAGACGTAACGCTCCCAGTCAGTTATCCCGTGCTCTTTCAGGCAATGCAGGACGCTTGACTTGCCCCTGGTGAAAGATCATGCAATGTATTGTAAAGGCTCATATTCTTAAATAGTTCAAGTTCTCATTCagtctattttcaaagaccacagagatgaatgATCAGGTTCTTGCAAGTGTTTTCCCTACTGATGATgtaatccttgttaaattatcactagtcATAAAAATGTCTAAGTATCCCACTAACTTCCTTTTGATCCTGCTAGCTGTTGTGAAGATAAGATATGGAAACATTAGAGAATATGGTTCTTTGAAGAGCAGATAGGTATGAAAAttacaaataaagagaaaaaatgaaaagggaagaaatggataaaaaaaataacagggaggagaagagatgaaCTAAAGGTGGGAGACAAATTCCAATAAACCAGTAGACAGATAAACTCTTACTTGCAAATGCTGACATAATTCCAGTAAACAATGTACTGCATGGCCACACCACTGGCTTTGCCAATCATGCCCTCAAAGG is a window from the Scylla paramamosain isolate STU-SP2022 chromosome 26, ASM3559412v1, whole genome shotgun sequence genome containing:
- the LOC135113688 gene encoding dynein regulatory complex subunit 3-like isoform X1 translates to MSFTWAIDTKGDELGKVFRGEESDGSEAEDDEKAVKSQLHAMKLCQESSGLMATVSTLRLPGKRGGLEWGPGGEGRRKEGKDEEEEEVGVSRGREWGQMAPLSLAVLGEALGDQHPQLPPLTHANAKEICAHVPTLSLQFRGLGSLELVWLLERLTRLEVSNNCLTSTAGIDRLPALTWLDLSFNQIKRLMGVGALRRLEVLALHNNQLERLEKGALQHLDRLQVLTLANNRLTDLSDVWTLRHLDSLASLSLANNPISSQHYPALVLAHLPRLAYLDHRRVTPQDHANALELHRAEVEVVEADEERVRLEEEAEKERRRSREAHARAGVLALDDGSLLARMFRGDKDMGVLLQLPGAHALMSKYQEHFNAVCRQVFKAGLLHEEQRQTELRLLREALREARTRADHHAREAVRELEAEVGTVATAGRELQQAEEASLGDDQEAHTGRVAEAAVLHEKIDTLLNTTSYDLLTAEVTLADQIKDVVARAREELGSLVGGFLEEAATEFQEGRRLAYSFYCRLRELSTKVADECPSVEEQERTARVFEGSDTLQAALAGIHDRHLDLIDAREADLRKHLQHWLADTLKQIQEEEWARHRARVEEITTLTARQRQLLSEALPVLHE